From a region of the Daphnia pulicaria isolate SC F1-1A chromosome 1, SC_F0-13Bv2, whole genome shotgun sequence genome:
- the LOC124324853 gene encoding uncharacterized protein LOC124324853, with translation MEQPQARFGNLVIKSDTEVENFRQRIYNKVSTTKKKQMCGGSAFKAAREDSNEQKKYDETGLVVSSCKHCVVPYAINMFKGESWTHTAFMHNEAMKSNAKFFCYDVVCQYWKWMKTKVARHFPEYRNLTSEMTGILPIMHKNAHQLPCKILWNPRWTTGIGLTGGEEHEQVFSKLYLYAYVLKHMAKHNRNDFLTLAILYWNWGKIQNMHFLLRKKLEKARKEIKQGTPKLEKLLETHNLVNNDLPLIHKELETKAKAILDQRKTKKTTVDTLRRMLEGLHAHLKTTSISISKEAGILQKLN, from the exons ATGGAACAGCCACAGGCGAGGTTTGGAAACTTAGTTATCAAATCCGATACAGAAGTTGAAAATTTCCGTCAAAGGATTTACAACAAAGTTTCTACT acaaaaaagaaacagatgtGTGGGGGATCGGCTTTTAAGGCCGCAAGAGAAGACTCCAATGAACAAAAGAAGTATGACGAGACTGGGCTCGTCGTTAGCTCTTGCAAGCACTGCGTTGTACCATACGCAATCAACATGTTTAAAGGTGAATCGTGGACCCATACTGCATTTATGCACAATGAAGCCATGAAAAGTAACGCCAAATTCTTCTGCTACGACGTGGTATGCCAATACTGGAAATggatgaaaacaaaagtggCTCGTCATTTTCCTGAATACCgtaatctaacaagtgaaatgACAGGAATCTTGCCTATCATGCATAAGAATGCACATCAATTGCCATGCAAG ATTTTATGGAATCCCCGCTGGACAACTGGAATAGGCTTAACTGGAGGAGAAGAGCACGAGCAAGTTTTCTCCAAATTGTATCTATATGCTTATGTGCTAAAGCATATGGCCAAACATA ACAGAAACGATTTTTTAACATTAGCTATTCTTTATTGGAACTGgggtaaaattcaaaatatgcaTTTCCTTCTACGCAAAAAGCttgaaaaa GCAAGaaaggaaatcaaacaagGCACTCCAAAACTCGAGAAATTGTTGGAAACCCATAACCTCGTAAATAATGATCTTCCACTGATTCACAAGGAGCTGGAGACAAAAGCTAAGGCAATTCTTgaccaaagaaaaaccaaaaagactaCAGTTGATACACTGAGAAGAATGCTGGAGGGCTTACATGCTCATTTAAAGACTACTTCCATTTCTATCTCTAAAGAAGCAGGTATATTACAAAAACTAAATTGA
- the LOC124324837 gene encoding uncharacterized protein LOC124324837 has protein sequence MSENVLTEYDLMSPEALENLRRDVINDLSDMQTRQQPTWQEREAIRAWGSTDRTRIFKELVSRQPLYHSKCDQCHLHLNAAAVRCMTCKKHLCHKCDTGSHLTMPFHRRLLCSSDTLQILLPEHFIDPKGNIIIKDVCVPCFVPHMCYNVECEGSMLLIPNLQESIVVVNESGRFLSHNR, from the exons ATGAGTGAAAATGTCTTGACTGAGTATGACTTAATGAGCCCTGAAGCTCTTG AGAACCTAAGAAGAGATGTTATAAATGACTTATCTGACATGCAAACCAGACAACAGCCAACATGGCAAGAAAGGGAAGCAATTCGAGCATGGGGATCCACTGACAGAACACGAATTTTCAAGGAACTAGTTTCCAGGCAGCCACTTTATCATTCCAAATGTGATCAGTGTCATCTTCACCtgaatgctgctgctgtaagatgcatgacttgcaagAAACATCTCTGTCACAAGTGCGATACAGGCTCTCATTTAACTATGCCATTTCACCGACGACTCTTGTGTTCTTCCGACACATTGCAAATTTTGCTACCAGAACATTTCATCGATCCCAAGGGCAACATTATAATAAAAG aTGTATGTGTTCCATGCTTCGTACCGCATATGTGTTACAATGTCGAATGCGAAGGATCCATGTTACTCATTCCAAATCTTCAAGAATCAATCGTGGTGGTCAATGAGAGTG GTCGATTTCTC AGCCACAATCGATGA